A genome region from Deltaproteobacteria bacterium includes the following:
- the dctP gene encoding TRAP transporter substrate-binding protein DctP encodes MAALSRSLVVLILAGLMGAAGVAVPDDAQAKIILKVTTQSTRPGTPRADYLVHFKNGVEKRTNGAIEVQIYWANSLVHAKEALEAVQLGTADMADLAVGYFSDKIKLLQVAGLPFSVSDPVKAREGGMRLLREVPEALAEITKFGHVFVGMTATAEYHLNSRGPIPDLAALKGKKVGTFGRIAPKAIQAAGAVSVSTTGGEVYEALQRKTIDARIMSFETVQRFKTYEVAKYVNTIAMGCIAGVTPFTMNKAKWDSLSKEHQKIILEEGERVGVWEAKAMRDDDVKFQNFLKGEGVKIIEFSRSDREKWKNTAGVKKINADWVASVEAAGLPGKKALEVFLGE; translated from the coding sequence ATGGCAGCACTTTCCAGATCGTTGGTAGTCCTCATACTGGCAGGGTTGATGGGCGCGGCCGGCGTGGCGGTCCCGGACGACGCCCAAGCCAAGATCATTCTCAAGGTGACGACGCAGTCGACCCGCCCCGGGACACCGCGCGCCGATTATCTGGTTCACTTCAAGAACGGGGTAGAGAAGCGGACCAACGGGGCAATCGAGGTCCAGATCTACTGGGCCAACTCCCTCGTGCACGCCAAAGAGGCTCTGGAGGCGGTGCAGTTGGGCACGGCGGACATGGCCGACCTGGCCGTCGGGTATTTCTCCGACAAGATCAAGCTGCTTCAGGTGGCGGGTCTGCCCTTTTCCGTCAGTGATCCGGTGAAGGCACGTGAAGGCGGGATGCGCCTGCTCAGGGAGGTCCCGGAGGCGCTGGCGGAGATCACCAAGTTCGGTCATGTGTTCGTAGGCATGACCGCGACGGCGGAGTATCATCTCAATTCTCGCGGGCCCATCCCGGACCTGGCGGCTCTCAAGGGCAAGAAGGTCGGCACTTTCGGCCGCATCGCGCCCAAGGCCATCCAGGCGGCGGGAGCGGTCTCCGTCAGCACGACCGGCGGTGAGGTGTACGAGGCCCTCCAGCGCAAGACCATTGACGCGCGCATCATGTCTTTCGAGACCGTTCAGCGGTTCAAGACCTACGAGGTGGCCAAGTACGTGAACACCATCGCCATGGGATGCATCGCCGGTGTCACGCCGTTCACCATGAACAAGGCGAAGTGGGACTCTTTGTCGAAGGAGCACCAGAAGATCATCCTGGAGGAAGGCGAGCGAGTGGGAGTGTGGGAGGCCAAGGCGATGAGGGACGACGACGTCAAGTTCCAGAACTTCCTCAAGGGCGAGGGCGTCAAGATCATCGAGTTCTCCCGCTCCGACCGGGAGAAGTGGAAGAACACGGCGGGCGTCAAGAAGATCAACGCGGACTGGGTAGCGAGCGTGGAAGCGGCGGGGTTGCCCGGCAAGAAGGCCCTCGAAGTTTTCCTGGGAGAATAG